The following coding sequences are from one Geothrix sp. window:
- a CDS encoding M20/M25/M40 family metallo-hydrolase, with product MGRFALPFLLAGSLLAQDPSADFIRAKEPGAKSGPMGVALERLDASRIARHMAWLVDPRREGRGLGTRGLNATVHDLKDQLQAMGIPPLGTSPLQAVPLREVRPGKGTIRLRTASHLFTFHAGQDAILPAVEPGVLSGPVVFAGHGIQEPSLGHDDFRGLEVRGRIVAFLDGLPPGEPWKKPELIERYASPRPADRYDHRLALLEKLGARAAIALEAGLDQRIREGKEPPLPYFLAARGLPRAGEPPLARVALTAELRQALETGQAETATLSIRGREKDLLGFNVLGRLEGSDPVLRQEAILIGAHMDHLGQPNGVLHPGADDNASGVAALLEIARAFASSPVRPRRTLLFAFWTGEEEGKFGSGHYTRHPRWPLATTRAYLNLDMIGHPWTLADLQALAAEAKAPAAFLDGLDPTRFAEPGLSSAHRDLGPVLSQAGLDTGLSLHLDWTDGRNGGSDYRDFARLGLPFVRFFGSYFPEYHKPGDTLDKLDPDQVKRMARLVLATAWLLADR from the coding sequence GTGGGTCGCTTCGCCCTGCCTTTCCTGCTGGCCGGCAGCCTCCTGGCCCAGGACCCGAGTGCAGACTTCATCCGCGCGAAGGAACCCGGGGCCAAGTCTGGGCCCATGGGCGTCGCCCTGGAGCGCCTGGATGCCTCGCGCATCGCCCGGCACATGGCCTGGCTCGTGGATCCCCGGCGCGAGGGACGGGGCCTGGGCACCCGGGGCCTGAACGCCACGGTGCACGACCTCAAGGACCAGCTGCAGGCCATGGGCATCCCGCCCCTGGGCACCTCGCCGCTCCAGGCCGTGCCCCTGCGCGAGGTCCGACCCGGCAAGGGCACGATCCGCCTCCGCACCGCCTCGCACCTGTTCACCTTCCACGCCGGGCAGGATGCGATCCTCCCTGCCGTCGAACCCGGAGTGCTGTCCGGGCCAGTGGTCTTCGCGGGCCACGGCATCCAGGAGCCTTCGCTGGGCCACGATGATTTCCGCGGCCTCGAGGTCCGAGGGCGGATCGTGGCCTTCCTGGACGGGCTTCCCCCGGGTGAGCCCTGGAAGAAGCCTGAGCTGATCGAACGCTACGCCTCACCCCGCCCGGCAGATCGCTACGACCACCGCCTGGCCCTGCTGGAAAAGCTGGGCGCCCGAGCCGCCATCGCCCTGGAGGCCGGCCTCGACCAGCGCATCAGGGAAGGCAAGGAGCCGCCCTTGCCGTATTTCCTCGCGGCCCGGGGCCTCCCCCGCGCCGGAGAGCCGCCCCTGGCCCGCGTGGCCTTGACGGCGGAGCTGCGACAAGCCCTTGAGACGGGGCAGGCTGAGACGGCCACCCTCAGCATCCGCGGCCGCGAGAAGGACCTGCTCGGCTTCAACGTGCTCGGGCGCCTGGAGGGATCTGACCCGGTCCTGCGCCAGGAGGCCATCCTCATCGGCGCCCACATGGACCACCTGGGCCAGCCGAACGGCGTGCTGCATCCGGGGGCCGATGACAATGCCTCCGGCGTAGCGGCCCTGCTGGAGATCGCCCGCGCCTTCGCCAGCAGCCCCGTCCGCCCCCGGCGCACGCTCCTCTTCGCCTTCTGGACCGGCGAGGAGGAGGGCAAGTTCGGCTCCGGCCACTACACCCGCCATCCCCGCTGGCCCCTGGCCACGACTCGCGCCTACCTGAACCTGGACATGATCGGCCACCCCTGGACGCTCGCGGACCTGCAGGCCCTCGCAGCCGAGGCCAAGGCGCCGGCGGCCTTCCTCGACGGCCTCGACCCCACCCGCTTCGCCGAACCCGGCCTCTCCTCGGCACACCGCGACCTGGGCCCCGTCCTCAGCCAGGCGGGCCTGGACACGGGCCTGTCCCTGCACCTGGACTGGACCGACGGCCGGAACGGCGGCAGCGACTACCGCGACTTTGCCAGGCTCGGCCTGCCCTTCGTGCGCTTCTTCGGCAGCTACTTCCCTGAGTACCACAAGCCCGGCGACACCCTGGACAAGCTGGATCCCGACCAGGTCAAGCGCATGGCCAGGCTCGTCCTCGCCACCGCCTGGCTCTTGGCAGACCGCTAG
- a CDS encoding CapA family protein → MCRTERSPRSLPLGAALLALLALPALAQTATGPGKDDPRAVHLRRVHPPEPAERIDWAGRITELLKEEPGDLTLTAVGDMIFNQPITQLPDPDRAGLFRLMQEADVAYGNMEFSLNDRPELQRPFYNFRAPKEFRWELARTGINLVSQANNHAMDFGPEGLKECLQALDQANITHAGAGTTLAEAHALAKTELAGHKATVGLLSYMRYWTAKYRSKDANAPSLATIDPAVILVARDGKAEKVEGPLESDVAVMEEDILLARRKTDLLLVSLHNHDVTHHRAFGIQDRTPPNEEIMFRRAIEAGADMVLGTGPHVLRGIEIYKGRPIFYSLGDFIYQYRTPDRIPADLLHQRDIEMPRPLNVSVWDRRESREVLETVMVRMTLNQGKLKRIQLLPITIDDEGPLYGVPKLAGTKRGAEIIALMQRLSEPYGTKIVSKGWYAEVVL, encoded by the coding sequence ATGTGCAGGACGGAACGGAGCCCTCGAAGTCTGCCGCTGGGTGCGGCCCTGCTGGCCCTGCTGGCGCTGCCGGCCCTGGCCCAGACCGCCACCGGCCCCGGGAAGGACGACCCCCGCGCCGTCCACCTGCGGCGCGTCCATCCCCCCGAACCCGCCGAGCGCATCGACTGGGCCGGGCGCATCACGGAACTGCTGAAGGAGGAGCCGGGCGACCTGACCCTCACCGCCGTGGGTGACATGATCTTCAACCAGCCCATCACGCAGCTGCCGGATCCCGACCGGGCCGGCCTCTTCCGGCTCATGCAGGAAGCCGATGTCGCCTACGGGAACATGGAGTTCTCCCTCAACGATCGGCCCGAGCTCCAGCGCCCCTTCTACAACTTCCGCGCGCCAAAGGAGTTCCGCTGGGAGCTGGCCCGCACCGGCATCAACCTGGTGAGCCAGGCCAACAACCATGCGATGGACTTCGGTCCCGAGGGACTGAAGGAGTGCCTCCAGGCCCTGGATCAGGCCAACATCACCCACGCGGGCGCCGGCACCACCCTGGCAGAGGCGCACGCCCTGGCCAAGACCGAACTCGCCGGTCACAAGGCCACCGTGGGGCTGCTTTCCTACATGCGCTACTGGACCGCCAAGTACCGCAGCAAGGATGCGAACGCGCCCTCGCTCGCCACCATCGATCCTGCCGTGATCCTGGTGGCCAGGGACGGCAAGGCGGAGAAGGTGGAGGGGCCACTGGAATCCGACGTGGCCGTCATGGAGGAGGACATCCTCCTGGCCCGGCGCAAGACCGACCTGCTGCTGGTATCCCTGCACAACCACGACGTGACCCACCACCGCGCCTTCGGCATCCAGGACAGGACCCCGCCCAACGAGGAGATCATGTTCCGCCGCGCCATCGAGGCCGGGGCGGACATGGTGCTGGGCACCGGCCCCCACGTGCTGCGCGGCATCGAGATCTACAAGGGCCGCCCCATCTTCTACAGCCTGGGCGACTTCATCTACCAGTACCGCACGCCGGACCGGATCCCCGCCGACCTCCTCCACCAGCGCGACATCGAGATGCCCCGGCCCCTCAATGTCTCCGTGTGGGACCGCCGCGAATCCCGTGAGGTGCTGGAGACCGTGATGGTCCGCATGACGCTGAACCAGGGCAAGCTCAAGCGGATCCAACTCCTGCCCATCACCATCGACGACGAGGGTCCCCTCTACGGCGTGCCGAAGCTGGCGGGTACGAAGCGTGGCGCCGAGATCATCGCGCTCATGCAGAGGCTGTCAGAGCCCTACGGCACCAAGATCGTGAGCAAGGGGTGGTACGCGGAAGTGGTGCTCTGA
- a CDS encoding methyltransferase domain-containing protein: MTTHPDYWNQLYRDEGRPGWDMDGATPLVRELLDLALPLGLRAGCDLVVPGCGYGHDAAALESKGFSVTGLDFAPLAIQGARSRYGDRVAWSQADWFTTQLGPWDAIFDHTCFPAMDPDRRPAYVEACTRHLRPGGLWMAALFHDVNGRPGPPHAIPMADLRQLVEPRFEILHLAEATASHPRRAGREYLMVARKRA; this comes from the coding sequence ATGACGACCCATCCCGACTACTGGAACCAGCTCTACCGGGACGAGGGCCGGCCCGGCTGGGACATGGACGGGGCCACGCCCCTCGTGCGCGAGCTGCTGGACCTGGCCCTGCCCCTGGGGCTGCGGGCCGGCTGTGACCTGGTGGTACCCGGCTGCGGCTACGGCCACGATGCCGCCGCGTTGGAATCGAAGGGGTTTTCGGTCACGGGCCTGGACTTCGCGCCCCTGGCCATCCAGGGGGCCCGGTCGCGGTACGGGGACCGGGTGGCCTGGTCCCAGGCGGACTGGTTCACCACGCAGCTCGGCCCCTGGGACGCCATCTTCGACCACACCTGCTTCCCCGCCATGGACCCGGACCGGCGTCCCGCCTACGTGGAGGCCTGCACCCGCCACCTGCGGCCCGGCGGCCTCTGGATGGCGGCCCTCTTCCACGACGTGAACGGCCGGCCCGGGCCGCCGCACGCCATCCCCATGGCGGACCTGCGGCAGCTGGTCGAGCCCCGCTTCGAGATCCTGCACCTGGCAGAGGCCACCGCCAGCCACCCGCGCCGCGCCGGCCGTGAATACTTGATGGTGGCCCGCAAGCGGGCCTGA